The Chlamydia sp. sequence CAGGAGAATGAAGCTGCCTCCTCCATTTTGAGCGACCATTCTTGGGAACCGCCAAATATTGCCGGCTCCGATAGCAACTCCCATCATAGATAATATAAATCCTAGTCTTGATGAGAACATTGTGTTTTTTTTGCTCATAAACAACTCTTTTTTAAGACAATCACAAACAACCCTCAGATTTAAAAGATTACAATATAACTCTGGTCTTAATAAAAGATCCTGAAATCAAGAGAAAATTCTCTATAAGGGCATTCCTTTTCAGTTTTAGATGAAAAACCTCTGATCTGCAAAGATCTTTATTTTTTTGGAAAAGGACAAAACGGGAGCTCTTTGTTTTGTAAGAATTTCTTATTTATTATGGAAACAACGCAACAATCGGACCAAACGTTGATAAAAGTTTCCAGCATATCCAACAAAGCATAGGCCGGAAGGATAAGGCCTAGAAGGCCTAGAGGTATGTTCATGGAGGACAACAAAGACGATGTTAAGAAGTAACATCCCATAGGAACTCCTGCATTTCCTATCGCTGCTAGAGTGGCTATGAAGACCCAGCTGATCATGGACAGAGGAGAAAAGATTATCCCGTTAGATGCTCCAATAAAAAGTACTGTTATTAGAATGAATGCGGCACAAGCGTTCATATTGATCACGGAGCATAAAGGGAAGACAAAGCGAGAAATAGTCGGGTTTATGTGTAGGTTTTCCTCAGAAACTTCCATGGTCAAAGGCAAGGTTGCTGCAGAAGATTTAGAAAAAAAAGCTGTTGCTAAAGGACGAGACATAAGTCGAAATGTCCGGATTGGAGAAATTTTTTTTAACTTCAGCAGTAGAGGAAGGACCACTAGTCCTTGTAGGCAATTAGCTGTAATTACGCAAAACAAATATCTCCCAAATTTGGTAAACTCTAAATCCCCCGTACGCATCTCTCTAATAAAAAGGAGAGAGAAAGAGAAGGTGGCGAGAGGTAGTGTTTTCAAAATGCCTTTAGAAATACTAAGAAGCAGAGAGAAGAAGGTGTTAAAAGCACTGCGGACGAATAACCGCTCATCTTCTGGAAGAGACAAAGAAAATGAAGCTAGCAAAACAGACAAAAATGCAGCAGCAATTACATTACTTTCTAGAAAAGGTTCTAAGACGTTCGCGGGTATTGTATTTGATAAAACTGCAAAGTAGCCTGTCGAATTAGTCTCTATATTCATGGTGAGCCCATCCTGGTGAATAGAGGGCTTAACGATCACAACTAGGGTTAGTGCTATACTAGCGGAGATGACCGTTGTCAGAAAGGTATAATAAAGTGAGGATCTGACAACAGCAACCATAGAGCGCAGGTTTTTAATCGAAGTAATCGTTGAGCCTATGGCAAAAAATACAAGAGGAAGGCTTAAAAGCTTTAAAAGCTTCAGAAAAACAGCAGAGATGATTTCCGCACCGGAAAACACAAAGGGGAGGTCAGGCCAGCCGAGAAGAAGTCCGAACACTATGCTGGAACTAAGTAGAATATTACTCTTTTTTTGAGAAAATAAGAGTTTCAAAGGTTGGCGCATAAAACCTCGGGTTTCTAAGAGAACAACGTCCTAGGGGGTTAAATGTAAGAAAGAGAGGGCTTTTTTTGCAAGAAGGGGCTTTGTATAAAATATTAAATATTTTTTTTGTTAATTTAAGTTCAGATACTTGGTTATTAAACAGCTATTATGATAAAATAGTCGAACGGTTTTTATTTGAGAATCAAGGTTTTAGGAGGAGCAAATGAGCTGTTCTATCAGTGGAGAAAAGGCTTGTGCGACCTTTCAGCAGATGGCAGATAATTTGTCCAACTGTACAGAACGGATTCGAAATGCCTGTTCTGCAAGAGTAAGCGCAAAGACTGCAGGAATAGCTTTAATAGTCATAGGGGTTCTGATTGCTACTGCCGGAATTATAATTGCTGCCGTAGTAAATTGCTTATCTGCGGGACTTATCCTGGCGATGGTGGGTGCTGCTCTTGCAGGACTAGGGATTGCTCAGCTGTGTAGTCGTCGCACAGAATTAGAGCGGCAGCTTGCTAATATTGTAAATCGGATTGAATTTCTTAAAGGAGAATATGAGGCTCTTCAAGAAATTTACAATGCAAATTGTGAAGCTCGCCGTACAGCAGGTAAACACTGTCAGGAATTAGAGAAAAGTATAGATGACCTATGTAGGAAGAATGCTGAAACAATTAAGATTCTTGAACAGGATGCTCAGCAAGAAAAAGAGAGAAGTCTAAGGGTTTTTAAAGAGAGTTTAGAACAGAGTCAGAGTACTTGTAGTCGATTAACTGAGGAACGTAATCTATTAGCTGAGGAACTTTGCAGAATGGCGGACAAGTATTGTAAATTAG is a genomic window containing:
- a CDS encoding dicarboxylate/amino acid:cation symporter; protein product: MRQPLKLLFSQKKSNILLSSSIVFGLLLGWPDLPFVFSGAEIISAVFLKLLKLLSLPLVFFAIGSTITSIKNLRSMVAVVRSSLYYTFLTTVISASIALTLVVIVKPSIHQDGLTMNIETNSTGYFAVLSNTIPANVLEPFLESNVIAAAFLSVLLASFSLSLPEDERLFVRSAFNTFFSLLLSISKGILKTLPLATFSFSLLFIREMRTGDLEFTKFGRYLFCVITANCLQGLVVLPLLLKLKKISPIRTFRLMSRPLATAFFSKSSAATLPLTMEVSEENLHINPTISRFVFPLCSVINMNACAAFILITVLFIGASNGIIFSPLSMISWVFIATLAAIGNAGVPMGCYFLTSSLLSSMNIPLGLLGLILPAYALLDMLETFINVWSDCCVVSIINKKFLQNKELPFCPFPKK